A DNA window from Desulfonatronum thiosulfatophilum contains the following coding sequences:
- a CDS encoding L-lactate permease: MDLIMPLVALLPIVTVAVLMVGFMWPSSRAMPVGALVAVVIAVGVWNMSLQDLAAAGAAGIINAVDILIIVFGAILILQLMKKSGGMDGISRSMASLSTDRRVQVLIIAWLFGSFLEGAAGFGTPAAVAAPLLMGMGFPPLLAAILTLVADSASVSFGAVGVPIHGGFEAIRDVVSLPEGMAFNDFLHAIAARVGLLHLALGTFIPLVMVLLMTRMVDGSFRKGRDVWLLALFAGIVFTVPQMLVAWFFGPELPALLGALIALPIFLFAVSRGFLQPRETWDFPDKQDWPDTWQGKIEAGAGTGEGPTMSWWLAWSPYVVVGLLLLATRIEYLGISERLRQWSVGSEDLLGTGIGATFAPLYNPGIIPFVLIALVIPLMHGMNRQGVITAWKKTASMIGSAAVALIAALIMVYVMMNSGGADGRDSMIITVAKAAADVTGQSWYLIAPLVGALGTFISGSNTVSNIMFGVLQHDTAVQSGLQVAPVLALQAVGGAAGNMICVHNVVAVLTTVGLLGKEGIVIRKIAPIAVGYALLAGVLGWVVVGMGFG, from the coding sequence ATGGATTTGATCATGCCTCTGGTGGCGCTCCTGCCCATTGTGACGGTGGCCGTCCTGATGGTCGGCTTCATGTGGCCGTCGAGCAGGGCCATGCCCGTGGGGGCGCTTGTGGCCGTTGTGATTGCGGTGGGCGTCTGGAACATGTCGTTGCAGGATCTGGCGGCGGCCGGCGCGGCAGGGATTATCAACGCCGTGGACATCCTGATCATTGTCTTCGGCGCCATCCTGATTTTGCAGTTGATGAAAAAGAGCGGCGGCATGGACGGCATTTCCCGGTCCATGGCCTCGCTTTCCACGGATCGGCGGGTGCAGGTCCTGATCATTGCCTGGCTGTTCGGATCGTTTCTGGAGGGCGCGGCCGGATTCGGAACGCCGGCCGCGGTGGCCGCGCCTCTGCTGATGGGCATGGGGTTCCCGCCGCTGCTGGCCGCGATCCTGACCCTGGTCGCGGACAGCGCATCCGTTTCTTTCGGCGCGGTGGGCGTGCCCATTCACGGCGGATTCGAGGCGATCCGCGACGTGGTCAGCCTGCCCGAGGGCATGGCCTTCAATGACTTCCTGCACGCCATCGCCGCCCGGGTGGGCCTGCTGCATCTGGCCCTGGGGACGTTCATCCCCCTGGTGATGGTCCTGCTGATGACCAGAATGGTGGACGGATCGTTCCGGAAAGGGCGGGATGTTTGGTTGCTGGCCTTGTTTGCCGGGATCGTGTTCACGGTCCCCCAGATGCTGGTGGCCTGGTTCTTCGGCCCTGAACTTCCGGCCCTGCTGGGCGCGCTGATCGCCTTGCCCATCTTCTTGTTTGCCGTTTCCAGAGGATTTTTGCAGCCCAGGGAAACCTGGGATTTTCCGGACAAACAGGACTGGCCGGACACCTGGCAGGGCAAGATTGAAGCCGGCGCCGGGACCGGCGAAGGACCGACCATGAGTTGGTGGCTGGCCTGGTCGCCCTATGTCGTGGTCGGATTGCTGCTGCTCGCGACCCGGATCGAATACCTGGGCATTTCCGAACGGCTGCGGCAATGGAGCGTGGGATCGGAAGATCTCCTGGGCACGGGCATCGGCGCGACATTTGCACCATTATATAATCCCGGGATCATCCCCTTTGTCCTGATCGCCCTGGTGATTCCTCTGATGCACGGGATGAATCGACAGGGCGTGATCACGGCCTGGAAGAAGACGGCGTCCATGATCGGCTCCGCGGCCGTGGCCCTGATCGCCGCCCTGATCATGGTTTACGTGATGATGAATTCCGGCGGCGCGGACGGCCGGGACTCGATGATCATCACGGTGGCCAAGGCGGCCGCGGACGTCACGGGCCAGAGCTGGTATCTGATCGCCCCTCTGGTGGGCGCTCTGGGTACGTTCATTTCCGGCAGCAATACGGTGTCCAACATCATGTTCGGCGTGCTCCAGCATGACACGGCGGTCCAGAGCGGGCTGCAGGTGGCGCCGGTACTCGCGCTGCAGGCCGTGGGCGGCGCGGCAGGGAACATGATCTGCGTGCACAACGTGGTGGCCGTACTGACGACAGTCGGTTTGCTGGGCAAGGAAGGCATCGTAATCCGCAAGATCGCGCCCATTGCCGTGGGCTATGCCTTGCTGGCGGGCGTGCTTGGATGGGTGGTGGTCGGGATGGGGTTTGGGTGA
- a CDS encoding transketolase gives MDKVDARLTEIAHYLRVLILQSTTEAGSGHPTSSLSAVELMAGLMFGESAEGKPFFRFDPNDPKHPNNDRLIFSKGHASPLFYSLWAAAGQLSLNDMLTYRKLDSPLEGHPTPRFAFTEAATGSLGQGLGVGVGMALNAKYLDKLPYRTFVLLGDSEMTEGSQWEAVQIAAHYKLNNLVGILDVNRLGQRGETMYGHDIESYARRVEAFGWETILVQDGHDFQQVIPALTDALNAQKPLMIIARTFKGKGVPLMENLDDWHGKPLNAEQGKQALRELGHATADAPARLAEPERLQPAKSDPQKLEDPAYEAGGQEATRVAYGRALARLGAAHPELVVLDAEVSNSTMADIFRKKFPDRFFEMYVAEQNMVSTGLGLAVRGKLVFVSTFAAFLVRAYDQVRMARYSDANLKFCGSHAGVSIGEDGPSQMGLEDIAFFRTILDSVVLYPSDAMSTERLVEEAARHHGMVYLRTTRAKTPLLYDARETFPIGGCKVLRESSADRATLVAAGITLHEALKAADTLQKQGISVRVIDLYSVKPLDEETLRRAAKETGVIITVEDHAAQGGIGEAVLSAVAATPCLVHKLAVTRLPRSGTPRELLELENIDEKAVVRAVQGLVAS, from the coding sequence ATGGACAAAGTTGATGCAAGACTCACGGAAATCGCCCATTACCTGCGCGTACTGATCCTGCAAAGCACTACGGAGGCGGGTTCGGGGCATCCGACATCGTCCCTTTCCGCCGTGGAACTCATGGCCGGGCTGATGTTCGGCGAGAGCGCAGAGGGCAAGCCGTTTTTCCGGTTCGATCCCAACGATCCCAAGCACCCCAACAACGACCGGCTGATCTTCTCCAAGGGCCACGCATCCCCCCTCTTCTATTCCCTCTGGGCCGCGGCTGGCCAACTGAGCCTCAACGACATGCTGACCTACCGCAAGCTGGACAGTCCCCTGGAGGGGCATCCCACTCCGCGTTTCGCATTTACCGAGGCGGCAACCGGTTCCCTGGGTCAGGGCCTGGGCGTGGGCGTGGGCATGGCCTTGAACGCCAAATACCTGGACAAGCTGCCCTACCGCACTTTTGTCCTGCTGGGCGACAGCGAGATGACCGAAGGATCGCAGTGGGAGGCCGTCCAGATCGCGGCTCACTACAAGCTGAACAATCTGGTGGGCATTCTGGACGTGAACAGACTCGGTCAGCGCGGCGAAACCATGTACGGACACGACATCGAGAGCTATGCCCGCCGGGTGGAAGCATTCGGGTGGGAGACGATCCTGGTCCAAGACGGACATGATTTCCAGCAGGTCATTCCAGCGCTCACCGACGCCCTGAACGCGCAAAAACCGTTGATGATCATCGCCCGGACCTTCAAGGGCAAGGGCGTGCCCCTGATGGAGAACCTGGACGACTGGCACGGGAAGCCTTTGAACGCGGAACAGGGCAAACAGGCCCTGCGGGAACTGGGGCACGCCACAGCCGATGCCCCGGCACGCCTGGCGGAGCCGGAACGCCTTCAACCCGCGAAATCCGATCCCCAGAAGCTGGAGGACCCCGCGTATGAAGCCGGCGGGCAGGAGGCAACCCGGGTGGCCTACGGCCGGGCCCTGGCCCGTCTTGGCGCGGCGCATCCCGAACTGGTGGTTCTGGACGCCGAGGTCAGCAACTCCACCATGGCGGACATCTTCCGCAAAAAATTTCCGGACCGGTTCTTCGAGATGTACGTGGCCGAGCAGAACATGGTTTCCACGGGGTTGGGCCTGGCAGTGCGGGGCAAGCTGGTCTTCGTGTCCACCTTTGCCGCGTTCCTGGTCCGGGCCTACGATCAGGTGCGCATGGCCCGGTACTCCGACGCCAATCTCAAATTCTGCGGCTCCCATGCCGGAGTGTCCATCGGCGAGGACGGGCCGTCCCAGATGGGGCTGGAAGACATCGCCTTTTTCCGGACCATCCTGGACAGCGTCGTACTCTACCCCTCTGACGCCATGAGCACCGAACGGCTGGTGGAAGAAGCCGCGCGGCATCACGGCATGGTCTACCTGCGCACCACCCGGGCCAAGACGCCGCTTCTCTACGATGCCCGGGAAACTTTTCCCATCGGCGGCTGCAAAGTGCTGCGCGAAAGCTCCGCGGACCGCGCCACCCTGGTCGCGGCGGGCATCACCCTGCACGAGGCTCTCAAGGCGGCGGACACGCTGCAAAAACAGGGCATCTCGGTGCGGGTCATCGACCTGTACAGCGTCAAGCCCCTGGATGAAGAGACCCTGCGCCGGGCGGCGAAGGAAACCGGCGTGATCATCACCGTGGAGGACCATGCGGCCCAGGGCGGAATCGGCGAAGCCGTGCTCAGCGCGGTGGCCGCAACCCCATGCCTCGTGCACAAGCTGGCCGTGACCCGGCTCCCCCGCAGCGGCACGCCGCGGGAACTGCTGGAACTGGAAAACATCGATGAAAAGGCCGTGGTGCGCGCCGTGCAGGGGTTGGTCGCATCATGA
- the ftsH gene encoding ATP-dependent zinc metalloprotease FtsH — protein sequence MDEKTKFLIWYVVFAIIGILILNQLIVAQYAPQDIPYSEFLDALDEGRIVEVSITGDQIEGLMLVRDDPDTDIRFTTFRVEPELSEKLLEQGVTFVGRPERTFFRDLLAWVIPLMLFLGIWVLIMRRMSAGAGFMNIGQSKAKVYLEKDIKITFEDVAGVDEAKEELREVVDFLKNPEPFRRLGGRMPKGVLLVGPPGTGKTLLAKAVAGEAGVPFFSISGSDFIQMFVGVGAARVRDMFKQARETAPCIIFVDELDAVGKARAGAGGFGGGHEEREQTLNQLLSEMDGFDPREGIIILAATNQPETLDPALLRAGRFDRNVLVDKPDFRGRIEILKLHAKKIKLSDNVDLETIARMTPGFSGADLANVINEAALLATRKNKEEVEMPELEEAVDRTIAGLAKKNRVINPKEKKIVAYHETGHALVAAFTPGADKVKKITIVPRGIGALGYTQQLPTEDRYLMTRQELQGKIDVLLGGRITEALVFEEVSTGAQNDLQRATDIARAMVSELGMGKTLGLSTYPRQRRPVFLDSEHSPFQGKEYSESTAAQLDVEVKDLLSERESVVRKLLSEHLETLHRVAEHLLEKEVLDEKEFNALIEPPPPPPPNS from the coding sequence ATGGATGAAAAGACGAAGTTTCTGATCTGGTACGTCGTCTTCGCCATTATCGGGATCCTGATCCTCAATCAGCTCATTGTGGCCCAGTACGCCCCCCAGGACATCCCCTACAGCGAATTCCTGGATGCTTTGGACGAGGGCCGGATCGTGGAAGTTTCCATCACCGGGGACCAGATCGAGGGCCTGATGCTGGTTCGGGACGATCCGGACACGGACATTCGGTTCACCACCTTCCGGGTGGAGCCGGAATTGTCGGAGAAACTTCTCGAACAGGGCGTGACCTTTGTCGGCCGGCCGGAGCGGACCTTTTTCCGGGATCTGCTGGCCTGGGTCATCCCGCTGATGCTTTTTCTGGGAATCTGGGTTCTGATCATGCGCCGGATGTCCGCCGGGGCCGGATTCATGAACATCGGCCAGAGCAAGGCCAAGGTCTACCTGGAAAAGGACATCAAGATCACCTTCGAGGACGTGGCCGGGGTGGACGAGGCCAAGGAGGAACTGCGGGAAGTTGTGGATTTCCTCAAGAATCCCGAACCGTTTCGTCGTCTCGGCGGCCGGATGCCCAAGGGCGTTCTGCTGGTCGGCCCTCCCGGAACGGGCAAAACCCTGCTGGCCAAGGCCGTGGCCGGCGAGGCCGGGGTGCCCTTTTTCAGCATCAGCGGCTCGGATTTCATCCAGATGTTCGTCGGGGTGGGCGCGGCCCGGGTGCGGGACATGTTCAAACAGGCCCGGGAAACCGCGCCCTGCATCATCTTCGTGGATGAACTCGACGCCGTGGGCAAGGCCCGGGCCGGCGCGGGCGGATTCGGCGGCGGCCATGAGGAGCGCGAACAGACCCTGAACCAGTTGTTGTCGGAAATGGACGGTTTCGATCCCCGGGAAGGGATCATCATCCTGGCCGCGACCAACCAGCCCGAGACCCTGGACCCGGCCCTGCTGCGGGCCGGACGGTTCGACCGCAACGTCCTGGTGGACAAGCCGGACTTCAGGGGCCGCATCGAGATCCTGAAATTGCACGCCAAGAAGATCAAGCTGTCCGACAACGTGGACCTGGAGACCATCGCCCGGATGACGCCCGGCTTTTCCGGGGCGGATCTGGCCAACGTGATCAACGAAGCCGCCCTGCTGGCCACCCGCAAAAACAAGGAAGAAGTGGAAATGCCGGAGCTGGAAGAGGCCGTGGACCGCACCATTGCCGGACTGGCCAAAAAGAACCGGGTCATCAATCCCAAGGAAAAGAAGATCGTGGCCTACCATGAAACCGGCCACGCCCTGGTCGCCGCGTTCACTCCGGGCGCGGACAAGGTCAAAAAGATCACCATCGTTCCCCGCGGCATCGGCGCCCTGGGCTATACGCAGCAGTTGCCAACCGAGGACAGGTACCTGATGACCCGCCAGGAACTCCAGGGCAAAATCGACGTGCTCCTGGGCGGTCGGATCACCGAAGCCCTGGTCTTCGAAGAAGTGTCCACCGGCGCCCAGAACGACCTGCAGCGGGCCACGGACATTGCCCGGGCCATGGTTTCGGAACTGGGCATGGGCAAGACTTTGGGCCTGTCCACCTATCCGAGGCAACGCCGCCCAGTCTTCCTGGATTCGGAGCACTCGCCCTTCCAGGGCAAGGAATACAGCGAGTCCACTGCCGCGCAACTGGACGTGGAAGTCAAGGATCTCTTGAGCGAACGGGAGTCCGTGGTGCGGAAACTGTTGTCCGAACACCTGGAAACCCTGCATAGGGTTGCCGAACACCTCCTGGAGAAGGAAGTCCTGGACGAAAAGGAGTTCAACGCGCTCATCGAGCCCCCCCCTCCCCCACCACCCAATTCCTGA
- a CDS encoding protein-L-isoaspartate(D-aspartate) O-methyltransferase, whose product MQDHDQARKRMVEEQIAARGISDPRILQAMRTVPRHRFVEPRDEHLAYTDQPLPIGHHQTISQPYIVAVMTEALELEDEDKVLEIGTGSGYQAAVLAELATQVYTVEKVEPLLARAKSVLEELGYDNVFCKLHNGTLGWPEYAPYDAVLVTAGAPGVPQPLIDQLAEGGRMIIPVGDQAHQELIKVTKNQGRIERQELGGCRFVPLLGEHGW is encoded by the coding sequence ATGCAAGATCATGATCAGGCCAGAAAACGAATGGTCGAGGAACAGATCGCGGCTCGTGGAATCAGCGATCCTCGGATCCTGCAGGCCATGCGCACTGTCCCCAGACACCGCTTCGTGGAACCCCGGGACGAGCACCTCGCCTACACGGACCAGCCCCTGCCCATTGGCCACCACCAGACCATTTCCCAGCCGTACATCGTGGCGGTAATGACCGAGGCCCTTGAACTCGAGGATGAAGACAAGGTGCTGGAAATCGGCACCGGCAGCGGCTACCAAGCCGCGGTGCTGGCGGAACTGGCAACGCAGGTCTACACCGTGGAAAAGGTCGAGCCGCTGCTGGCGCGTGCCAAATCGGTTCTTGAGGAACTGGGGTACGACAACGTGTTCTGCAAGCTGCACAACGGCACCCTGGGCTGGCCGGAATACGCTCCCTACGACGCCGTTCTGGTAACGGCCGGAGCTCCTGGAGTACCCCAGCCCCTGATCGATCAACTGGCCGAGGGCGGCCGGATGATTATTCCCGTAGGCGACCAGGCGCACCAGGAACTGATCAAGGTGACCAAGAATCAGGGACGCATCGAGCGACAGGAACTCGGCGGCTGCCGCTTCGTGCCGCTGCTCGGGGAGCACGGGTGGTAG
- a CDS encoding TraR/DksA C4-type zinc finger protein, which translates to MIRKEITEKAHQLLQTRREELREMRRENEESNLRLSEPQVEFEERAQQEKMQQELESLDRRNRDELDAVNMALQRIGAGTYGLCLECGEEISEKRLLAIPWTATCIECAGGGKEEIEPPVVRLDDQEESAQPMNETYAGLVDEELCDAIMEHLHYDGRVELEDLRVHCEGERIELHGALPSQESSDLLHEIIEDTFGVHDIVDNLRIDPEAWERPDRTPGVDIPQRSDEETVIEGEPGESNYFVSIKDGEPVDPD; encoded by the coding sequence ATGATACGGAAAGAAATCACGGAAAAGGCGCACCAGCTTCTCCAGACGCGGCGTGAGGAACTGCGCGAGATGCGTCGGGAGAACGAGGAATCCAATCTGCGATTGAGCGAACCGCAAGTGGAGTTCGAGGAGCGGGCGCAGCAGGAAAAGATGCAGCAGGAGCTTGAAAGCCTGGATCGGCGGAATCGGGATGAACTCGATGCCGTAAACATGGCATTGCAACGGATCGGAGCCGGAACGTACGGTCTGTGTTTGGAATGCGGCGAGGAAATTTCCGAGAAGCGCCTGCTGGCCATCCCCTGGACCGCCACATGTATTGAGTGCGCCGGCGGAGGGAAGGAAGAAATCGAACCACCGGTGGTCAGATTGGATGATCAGGAGGAAAGCGCGCAGCCGATGAATGAAACGTACGCCGGCCTGGTCGACGAGGAGCTGTGCGATGCCATCATGGAGCACCTGCATTATGACGGCCGGGTCGAGCTTGAAGACCTGCGAGTCCACTGCGAGGGTGAGCGGATCGAACTCCACGGCGCCCTCCCGAGTCAGGAAAGCAGCGACCTGCTCCATGAAATCATCGAGGACACGTTCGGGGTGCATGATATCGTGGACAATTTGCGCATCGACCCCGAAGCCTGGGAAAGGCCGGACCGCACGCCCGGAGTGGACATCCCCCAACGCAGCGACGAAGAAACGGTTATCGAAGGCGAACCCGGCGAAAGCAATTACTTCGTCTCCATCAAGGACGGAGAACCCGTGGACCCGGATTGA
- a CDS encoding hexameric tyrosine-coordinated heme protein: MRSITSLISVLLLISLATTSMLNAEQEVREEIPGGLSLITATPEEGFQLALALARKGVTETQRDKEVLKQLRPAYAHDPDSLIAASHVVAVHFQTIAAANNYWRDNE; encoded by the coding sequence ATGCGTTCGATTACATCCTTGATATCGGTATTGCTGTTGATAAGCCTGGCCACGACAAGCATGCTGAATGCGGAACAAGAGGTGCGGGAAGAAATTCCCGGAGGACTCAGCCTGATTACGGCCACGCCTGAAGAAGGATTCCAGCTCGCCCTGGCGCTGGCCCGCAAAGGCGTAACCGAAACACAGCGCGACAAGGAAGTTCTCAAACAGCTCCGTCCGGCGTACGCACATGATCCTGACAGCCTGATCGCCGCATCCCATGTCGTAGCCGTCCACTTCCAGACCATTGCCGCGGCCAACAACTACTGGCGCGACAATGAATGA
- a CDS encoding CsbD family protein translates to MNWDKVKGNWTQAKGTIKSKWGKLTDDELTQIDGERDKFVGKIQEKYGIARDEAEKQVDDWTKDY, encoded by the coding sequence ATGAATTGGGACAAAGTAAAAGGAAACTGGACGCAGGCGAAAGGTACGATCAAGTCGAAATGGGGCAAGCTGACGGATGATGAACTGACGCAGATCGACGGCGAGCGCGACAAGTTCGTCGGCAAGATCCAGGAAAAATACGGCATAGCTCGTGACGAAGCTGAAAAGCAGGTCGATGATTGGACGAAAGACTACTAA
- a CDS encoding DUF883 family protein, translating into MSKTVDQVSEKTHEAVDFASRLAGEAEERLRDAAEKAQHGSHDLMEAVTEYVKENPLTALGIAFVAGSLLSNFTRRR; encoded by the coding sequence ATGAGCAAGACCGTTGATCAGGTTTCTGAAAAAACGCATGAAGCCGTGGATTTCGCATCACGTCTGGCAGGGGAGGCGGAGGAACGGCTCCGCGACGCCGCCGAGAAGGCGCAACATGGTTCCCATGACCTTATGGAGGCAGTTACGGAGTACGTTAAGGAAAACCCCCTGACAGCGCTCGGCATTGCCTTCGTGGCCGGGAGCCTGCTTTCGAATTTTACCCGTCGCAGATAG
- a CDS encoding AI-2E family transporter encodes MDELRENTLKKMQQNGPEEKFRVFSETDYRIFRATAVLASVVAFIGLIIFIIWVLSFVLSLFYPLLLPLAVAGVLALVLDPVVRFFQDKLRVRRLFAVIITAILLIIILAAIWMLALPEMLTQIGELIRIGPDYLIGLYESFERTFPNLVKTISAKIEAAEIDIFGFDIEPFIGRMQRYAGILIVMLFVPLFLFFMLIDGRKFSQRATELISVLSQKQQEEVMFLTNMFIGYVTAFFQGQLVIAMIVGVMLAIGFTLVELQAAILLGLILGMLNIVPFLGVIVGLTLALPVAWVQPDGGLQLVGLTLVVFIVVQFIESWVLTPRIMSERSGLHPAIVVISLFFWGIVLGGIIGMILAVPITAFLVSAWWHIKAKYLSTVVIASEHDAIAVELKQFSD; translated from the coding sequence ATGGATGAACTCAGAGAAAATACTCTGAAAAAAATGCAGCAAAACGGCCCTGAGGAGAAGTTCAGGGTGTTCAGTGAGACGGATTACCGGATTTTTCGAGCAACAGCCGTTCTTGCATCCGTCGTCGCGTTTATCGGTTTAATCATTTTCATTATCTGGGTCCTCAGCTTCGTATTGTCCCTGTTCTATCCGTTGTTGTTGCCTTTGGCCGTGGCAGGCGTTCTGGCCCTGGTTCTCGATCCGGTCGTGCGTTTTTTTCAGGATAAGTTGCGGGTGCGACGTCTGTTTGCAGTGATCATTACGGCCATCCTATTGATCATTATCCTCGCCGCGATCTGGATGCTGGCGCTCCCGGAGATGCTGACCCAGATAGGCGAATTGATTCGCATCGGGCCGGATTATCTGATCGGATTATATGAATCCTTTGAAAGAACTTTCCCAAATCTCGTGAAGACCATATCTGCCAAGATTGAGGCAGCGGAGATCGACATCTTCGGATTTGACATCGAGCCTTTTATCGGACGAATGCAAAGGTATGCCGGTATACTCATCGTTATGCTGTTCGTTCCGTTGTTTCTGTTCTTCATGTTGATCGACGGTCGCAAGTTCAGTCAGCGCGCAACGGAGCTCATCAGCGTGCTGAGTCAGAAACAGCAGGAAGAAGTCATGTTCCTGACGAACATGTTCATCGGATACGTTACCGCGTTTTTTCAAGGCCAGTTGGTCATCGCGATGATTGTGGGAGTCATGCTGGCGATTGGCTTTACATTGGTTGAACTGCAGGCGGCGATCCTGCTGGGCCTTATCCTGGGCATGCTGAACATCGTCCCGTTTCTCGGGGTGATCGTCGGCCTGACCCTGGCGCTTCCGGTGGCGTGGGTACAACCGGATGGCGGATTACAACTTGTCGGTCTGACCCTGGTCGTTTTTATAGTGGTTCAGTTTATTGAAAGCTGGGTGCTCACGCCCCGGATCATGTCTGAAAGATCGGGCTTGCATCCGGCCATAGTTGTCATATCACTATTCTTCTGGGGGATCGTTTTGGGCGGGATTATCGGGATGATCCTTGCCGTTCCGATCACCGCATTCCTGGTTTCGGCCTGGTGGCACATCAAGGCCAAATACCTGAGCACCGTGGTCATCGCTTCGGAGCATGACGCAATTGCGGTGGAGTTGAAACAATTTAGTGATTAA
- a CDS encoding BON domain-containing protein, with protein sequence MLNVKKMLGFGFVLIILASLLACQTPAGRSPGEFFDDSGITTRVKSALLADDSISGFAIGVKTFEGEVNLTGAVDTPQQRQRAEELAYNVDGVRQVNNQLVVRQQQ encoded by the coding sequence ATGTTGAATGTCAAGAAAATGTTGGGGTTTGGTTTCGTGCTGATCATTCTTGCTTCCCTGCTTGCATGCCAGACACCTGCCGGACGGTCGCCGGGCGAATTTTTCGACGATTCAGGCATCACGACACGAGTCAAATCGGCATTGCTGGCAGATGATTCGATCAGCGGATTTGCAATAGGCGTCAAGACATTTGAAGGCGAGGTGAATCTGACCGGCGCGGTGGATACGCCCCAGCAGAGACAGCGGGCTGAGGAACTGGCTTACAATGTGGATGGTGTTCGTCAAGTCAACAACCAGCTTGTTGTCCGGCAACAGCAGTAG
- a CDS encoding DUF1328 domain-containing protein, which yields MLYWAVVFLVISIVAALFGFTGIAVATAEIARILFFIFVVIFIVLLITGLMRRPRGPSGTHHP from the coding sequence ATGCTGTATTGGGCGGTTGTATTTCTGGTAATTTCCATTGTTGCGGCGCTTTTCGGATTCACCGGCATTGCCGTGGCCACCGCGGAGATCGCGAGGATCCTTTTCTTCATATTCGTAGTGATTTTCATCGTGTTGCTTATCACCGGACTCATGCGCCGCCCGCGTGGGCCTTCGGGAACGCATCATCCATAA
- a CDS encoding response regulator, with protein sequence MQSKEKVVIVVGPQMFREFLRTMLEAKGDLEVVDEVFDGMEAIESIKSHAPDLLLLDLALPRLSGVSVLNAVRDQFPEMKIMILTDYKADQYVLEAFQAGANGYCIKDASREELLLAIESVMSGHKFVSPGIAGNVVEGYLDGRKKIKESSDWDTITQREREVLKLLAEGYKNKEIGAMLHISCKTVEKHRSNIMNKLDLHNVAALTTFAIDHGLVNGNANSFIFSTNSPLTTSSNGNSGNFHRRHSDFMPNLKNELTTSG encoded by the coding sequence ATGCAGTCGAAAGAAAAGGTCGTCATCGTAGTTGGGCCGCAAATGTTCCGAGAATTCCTGAGAACGATGCTGGAGGCCAAAGGGGACCTTGAAGTGGTCGATGAAGTGTTCGACGGCATGGAAGCCATCGAGTCCATTAAAAGCCATGCTCCGGATTTGTTGCTGCTGGACCTGGCATTGCCGCGGCTCAGCGGGGTGAGTGTCTTGAATGCCGTTCGGGATCAATTCCCGGAAATGAAAATCATGATCCTGACCGATTACAAGGCCGATCAGTATGTGCTGGAAGCCTTTCAGGCCGGTGCGAACGGGTACTGCATCAAGGACGCCAGCAGAGAGGAACTGCTCCTGGCCATCGAAAGCGTCATGTCCGGTCACAAGTTCGTGAGTCCGGGGATCGCCGGAAACGTCGTGGAAGGGTACTTGGACGGGCGCAAGAAAATCAAGGAAAGCAGCGATTGGGACACCATCACCCAGCGTGAGCGCGAGGTGCTCAAGCTGCTGGCCGAGGGATACAAGAACAAGGAAATTGGGGCCATGCTGCACATCAGCTGCAAGACGGTCGAAAAGCATCGCTCCAACATCATGAACAAGCTCGATCTGCACAACGTCGCCGCACTGACCACATTTGCCATTGATCATGGGCTGGTCAACGGCAATGCGAATTCCTTCATATTTTCCACCAACTCCCCGTTAACAACCTCCAGCAACGGCAACAGCGGCAATTTCCATCGGCGACATTCCGACTTCATGCCGAACTTGAAAAACGAACTGACTACCTCCGGATAA